One genomic segment of Chitinophaga sancti includes these proteins:
- a CDS encoding aldo/keto reductase: MNRKLGTNGPLVSSIGLGCMSLSGAYGAADDQESIKVIERALELGHNFLDTADYYRTGHNEELIGKAIKGKRDKAFLSVKTGQMFAPAANKGFGFGPVNAHPDYLKNAILYSLQRLKTDYIDLYTPGRVDPNVPIEDTVGALADMVDKGVIRYIGLSEASASTIRKAAAVAPITALQIEYSLWSREIEAEVLPVTRELGIGIVAYSPLSRGFLTGDIKSPGDLKDNRPNMPRFQGENFYKNLELVEQVKVLAAQKGCTTTQLALAWVLAQGEHIIAIPGTKRIHKLEENIAAEQVQLTQEDLQSIEAIMPAGIAAGKRYPEFLMKALNR; this comes from the coding sequence ATGAATAGAAAACTTGGAACAAACGGACCACTCGTATCATCCATCGGTCTTGGATGTATGAGTTTATCAGGCGCCTACGGCGCAGCAGATGACCAGGAATCAATTAAAGTGATTGAAAGAGCACTTGAGCTGGGACATAACTTTTTAGACACCGCTGATTATTACCGTACCGGTCACAATGAAGAATTGATCGGCAAAGCGATCAAAGGCAAGCGGGACAAAGCTTTCCTTTCTGTCAAGACAGGGCAAATGTTCGCCCCGGCAGCGAATAAAGGATTTGGTTTTGGCCCTGTCAATGCCCATCCTGATTATTTAAAGAATGCTATTCTTTACAGTTTACAAAGATTAAAAACGGATTACATCGACCTGTATACTCCTGGTCGGGTAGATCCGAATGTACCTATTGAAGATACGGTGGGTGCACTGGCGGATATGGTGGATAAAGGCGTTATCCGGTACATAGGTCTTTCTGAAGCATCTGCGTCTACCATCAGGAAAGCGGCGGCTGTAGCGCCTATTACAGCATTACAAATTGAATATTCTCTTTGGAGTAGGGAGATTGAAGCAGAAGTGCTGCCTGTTACCCGTGAATTGGGGATTGGTATTGTTGCTTATTCGCCTTTGAGCAGGGGATTTTTGACTGGTGATATAAAATCACCTGGGGATCTGAAAGATAACCGGCCAAATATGCCGCGTTTTCAGGGGGAGAATTTTTATAAGAATCTTGAACTGGTGGAGCAAGTTAAGGTATTGGCTGCACAGAAAGGGTGTACAACTACACAATTAGCACTGGCATGGGTGTTGGCGCAGGGGGAGCATATTATTGCTATTCCGGGGACGAAGCGGATACATAAACTGGAAGAAAATATTGCAGCAGAGCAAGTGCAGCTTACGCAAGAGGATTTGCAAAGTATAGAGGCGATTATGCCGGCGGGAATTGCAGCAGGGAAGAGGTATCCGGAGTTTTTGATGAAGGCGTTGAATCGGTGA
- a CDS encoding LytTR family DNA-binding domain-containing protein: MKVLIVEDEPIAQNILLDFCGRISILSTPDVADNAIEAFEMIKQQQYDLLLLDIQMPEMDGLTLAKLLPYNSTNIIFTTAYSEYTLDAFELNVVDYLMKPFSYERFQKAIQKVLSRKMPEATPAEDAIFIKVDGQFRKCRFHSILYIEALSDYVKIHTTEGSYLYFSTMKAMEERLPANKFFRIHNSYIVAIEKVETLFGNTVQITNGVELPIARNRKEKLFELLKINE, from the coding sequence ATGAAAGTATTAATTGTAGAAGATGAACCCATCGCCCAGAATATATTACTGGACTTTTGTGGCAGGATCTCCATTTTATCCACGCCTGATGTAGCGGACAATGCGATTGAAGCTTTTGAGATGATCAAACAGCAACAATACGACCTCCTGCTCTTAGATATCCAGATGCCGGAGATGGATGGTCTGACCCTCGCCAAATTACTCCCCTACAATTCTACCAATATCATATTCACAACCGCCTATTCAGAATATACACTGGATGCATTCGAACTGAATGTAGTAGATTACCTCATGAAACCCTTTTCTTACGAACGGTTTCAGAAAGCGATTCAGAAAGTGCTGTCACGCAAAATGCCGGAGGCCACTCCTGCAGAAGATGCGATCTTCATCAAAGTAGATGGTCAGTTTAGAAAATGCCGGTTCCATTCAATATTATATATAGAAGCACTCAGTGATTATGTAAAGATCCATACGACCGAAGGGAGTTATCTCTACTTTTCGACCATGAAAGCCATGGAAGAGCGGTTACCTGCCAATAAGTTTTTCCGTATCCACAACTCGTACATAGTAGCTATTGAAAAGGTTGAAACCCTTTTTGGCAATACCGTGCAGATCACGAATGGCGTGGAACTCCCTATCGCCAGGAACAGGAAAGAAAAACTGTTTGAGTTGTTAAAGATTAATGAATAG
- a CDS encoding GMC family oxidoreductase, whose amino-acid sequence MPNINTGDTSHNFDAIVIGSGISGGWAAKEFTEKGLKTLVLERGRDVKHLKDYPTTSMMPWEFAHRGQLTAQQKEDNPVVSKCYAFKEDALHFFVKDKEHPYVQDKPFDWIRGYQVGGKSLLWARQTQRWSNYDFEGPARDGFAVDWPIRYEDIAPWYSYVEKFAGISGNKDNLPGLPDGEFLPPMDLTKVEQYFKDFVGKNYKDRHVIYGRCAHVTEPQEIHKQQGRMQCQKRDLCQRGCPFGGYFSSNASTIPWAEKTGNLTLKPDSVVHSIIYDAQKGKATGVRVIDAKTHAATEYFAPVIFVNAAAVNTNIILLNSTSDRFPNGIGNDNGLLGKYFAFHNYRAVITGKYEGLLEYTTDGKRPTSAYIPRFRNLVKQETDFLRGYAAGFHAMRPSFSKPDGFGTALKDNLFKKELGPWSVGSHMMGETIPKEQSRLYLDKDQKDEWGIPLLHTNIGYDDNDEKMVKDFFEQMTDMYTKAGFTDLKTRDSKQAPGLDIHEMGGVRMGHDPKTSLLNKWNQLHLVKNVFVTDGACMTSTSTQNPSLTYMALTARAVDYAVKEMKKGTI is encoded by the coding sequence ATGCCAAATATAAATACTGGCGATACCAGCCACAACTTTGATGCGATTGTGATCGGATCGGGTATCAGCGGCGGCTGGGCAGCCAAAGAGTTCACGGAAAAAGGATTGAAGACTTTAGTACTCGAAAGAGGTAGAGATGTTAAACACCTGAAAGATTACCCCACCACCAGCATGATGCCATGGGAATTTGCGCACCGTGGGCAACTCACCGCCCAGCAAAAGGAAGATAACCCGGTGGTGAGCAAATGTTATGCATTCAAGGAAGATGCCCTTCACTTCTTTGTAAAAGATAAGGAACATCCATATGTACAGGACAAACCATTCGATTGGATCCGCGGCTACCAGGTGGGTGGTAAATCACTCCTGTGGGCAAGGCAGACACAGCGATGGAGTAACTACGATTTTGAAGGCCCTGCAAGAGATGGTTTTGCGGTTGACTGGCCTATCAGGTATGAAGATATTGCACCCTGGTATAGTTATGTGGAAAAGTTTGCCGGTATTTCCGGGAACAAAGATAACTTACCCGGTTTACCGGATGGGGAGTTCCTCCCTCCCATGGATCTGACGAAAGTAGAGCAATACTTCAAGGACTTTGTAGGCAAAAACTATAAAGACAGGCATGTGATCTATGGACGTTGTGCACACGTAACTGAGCCACAGGAAATCCATAAGCAGCAAGGTAGAATGCAGTGTCAGAAGCGTGACCTGTGTCAGCGGGGCTGTCCGTTTGGTGGCTATTTCAGTAGCAATGCTTCCACTATTCCATGGGCGGAGAAGACAGGGAATCTTACTTTGAAACCTGATTCTGTCGTACATTCTATCATCTACGATGCACAGAAAGGCAAAGCCACTGGTGTACGTGTGATTGATGCAAAGACGCATGCTGCTACTGAATATTTTGCACCTGTGATATTTGTGAATGCCGCTGCGGTGAATACAAATATTATCCTCCTGAATTCTACTTCTGATCGTTTTCCGAATGGTATTGGTAATGACAATGGTTTGTTAGGAAAGTATTTTGCTTTTCACAATTACCGTGCTGTGATCACTGGCAAGTATGAAGGCTTGCTGGAATATACGACTGATGGCAAACGCCCTACCAGTGCATATATTCCCCGGTTCAGGAATCTTGTAAAACAGGAGACTGACTTCCTGAGAGGTTATGCTGCAGGCTTCCATGCCATGCGTCCTTCGTTTTCAAAACCAGATGGATTTGGTACAGCGTTGAAAGATAATTTGTTCAAAAAGGAGTTAGGTCCGTGGAGTGTGGGTTCTCATATGATGGGAGAGACGATTCCGAAAGAGCAGAGTCGTTTATACCTGGACAAGGATCAGAAAGATGAATGGGGTATTCCATTATTACATACTAATATTGGGTATGATGATAATGATGAGAAGATGGTGAAAGATTTCTTTGAGCAGATGACGGATATGTATACAAAGGCAGGTTTTACTGATTTGAAAACGCGTGACTCCAAACAGGCGCCGGGATTGGATATTCATGAAATGGGCGGTGTGAGAATGGGGCATGATCCAAAGACGTCTTTATTGAATAAGTGGAACCAGCTGCACCTGGTGAAGAATGTGTTTGTGACAGATGGGGCGTGTATGACATCGACCAGTACGCAGAATCCGAGTTTGACCTATATGGCGCTCACGGCAAGAGCGGTGGATTATGCGGTGAAGGAAATGAAAAAAGGAACGATATAA
- a CDS encoding histidine kinase, with product MIAAISRNKTGYRIWLHLLFWGLYYGFLLLYFWNINLIGSSFHLNNHGQVFSLCGIMLVVSIYLHYGAVHAIMPVYKNSIVSGIVLTILFLFSTFWLSHFLLTHLLYDHRLQPESLYYSEKLFTIKNLFFFSNVTIYITFTSITLKLALSYYTTSKKTLLLSQLRNETEVEFLKSQIKPHFLFNALNSIYGIALNDQEAINILLEFSKLLRYLLYNSDDRVALEEEIDIIRIYAHINRQINPALNITFHFDKVANCTIKKYDLFTQVQHIFTNVPTIQKEYNLIQESDKLYFK from the coding sequence ATGATAGCGGCAATCAGCAGGAACAAAACAGGATATAGGATCTGGCTGCACCTCCTTTTCTGGGGATTGTATTACGGCTTCCTGCTCCTATATTTCTGGAACATCAACTTAATCGGCAGCTCCTTCCATTTGAATAACCATGGCCAGGTGTTCTCACTCTGCGGGATAATGCTGGTGGTCAGCATATACCTCCACTATGGTGCCGTACATGCGATCATGCCAGTCTATAAAAATAGTATCGTCAGCGGAATTGTGCTGACGATACTATTTTTATTTAGCACATTTTGGCTCAGCCATTTTTTATTGACTCACTTATTATACGACCATCGTCTGCAGCCAGAAAGTTTATATTATTCCGAGAAGCTCTTCACCATCAAAAATTTATTTTTCTTCTCAAATGTGACCATATATATCACATTTACATCCATCACCTTAAAACTTGCGTTGAGCTATTATACAACTTCTAAAAAAACATTATTATTATCTCAGCTAAGAAACGAAACAGAGGTAGAATTTTTGAAATCGCAGATCAAACCTCACTTTCTATTCAATGCCTTGAACTCCATTTATGGCATCGCATTGAACGACCAGGAAGCGATCAATATCCTGCTCGAATTCTCCAAACTATTAAGATACCTGTTATACAATAGTGACGATCGGGTCGCTTTGGAAGAAGAAATAGACATTATCAGGATATACGCACACATCAATCGCCAGATCAATCCGGCACTCAATATTACTTTTCATTTTGATAAGGTGGCTAATTGTACGATCAAAAAATATGACTTATTTACTCAAGTACAACACATATTCACAAATGTGCCAACAATACAAAAAGAATATAATTTAATACAGGAAAGCGATAAACTATATTTTAAATGA
- a CDS encoding outer membrane beta-barrel family protein, whose translation MKLINLLFCLLAITQLHAQQLHGTITDPQNQPRPYVLVVLATDSTYTKDVISTITTESGTYSFQNIKAGQYYLRANFLGLKTYTNKVTLPGELNIIMTDSSSQLNEIVVKSQKPTFQKLTDKFVFNVANSTITAGGTAYDVLTHTPLLIPGTNGNLNIAGFPAGATVYINNRKSLLTGDDLMTYLKGMSADNIISVEVITNPSAKYEAGASGGIINILLKKTEDEGLNGTLTLSDRQNKFNEQRISGLLNYKKRRYAQQFQLTATNSKNFIQLNATTLYPKINETESLNTEVNSTNKDIYAKTAIDYECSSKINIGGAVEYKRNTNKAIQQTLNNIQYPTYTDSLLNHGKEPGNNNILNSNLYFKFNDAKKGRSLDLNADGIIYNNNDNSEFLSYYRNKPSDIFNGYKSNIKQEIHNYSFKADYAQKFIWKTTLEAGGKYTYTETKNPYNFYNLDIPSNEYIFNPGISNYFIYQEKIIAAYLNLQKSFTEKISLKAGVRMESTSTTNIQKITNKNDYTRWLPSAMLNYAINDNHNLSFALKSDFNRPAFWQMNPFMTYTSNKSGVQGNPFIKPTQSIHAELTYVHHQHYIFMASYGKEKNLFQQVVTLIQPDTLIYYWNNYGFSKSLALTSVINKTILKDCWTASMTNALEWRTLHVTANGVASENTYPLYMLNINNNFSNIAHTGIDATVSGSYFNQYAQANMLIKSFGNINIGVSKNFPKPAIKVSLAVDDILYTSYFRFHTLPNDQMINTAVSKSSTRMVRVSLMKKFGNKKMKKFNSNDSGNQQEQNRI comes from the coding sequence ATGAAACTAATCAACCTGCTTTTCTGCCTGCTAGCCATCACTCAATTACACGCCCAACAATTACACGGCACCATCACCGACCCACAAAACCAACCACGCCCTTACGTATTGGTCGTCCTCGCCACCGATAGCACCTACACCAAAGATGTAATATCAACCATCACTACCGAATCCGGCACCTATTCATTTCAAAACATAAAAGCCGGTCAATACTACCTTCGCGCTAACTTCTTAGGCTTAAAAACCTATACCAATAAAGTGACTCTACCAGGAGAACTGAACATCATTATGACCGATTCCTCCTCCCAACTAAACGAAATCGTCGTAAAAAGCCAAAAACCAACCTTTCAAAAACTCACTGACAAATTCGTCTTCAACGTCGCCAACTCCACCATCACTGCCGGTGGTACCGCCTACGACGTACTCACCCACACCCCCTTATTAATCCCCGGTACTAACGGCAATCTCAACATCGCCGGCTTCCCCGCAGGCGCCACCGTCTACATCAATAACCGAAAATCTTTATTAACAGGAGATGACCTCATGACCTACCTCAAAGGCATGTCTGCCGACAATATCATCAGTGTTGAAGTGATCACCAACCCCTCCGCTAAGTACGAAGCAGGGGCCTCCGGTGGCATCATCAATATCTTATTGAAAAAAACAGAAGACGAAGGCTTAAACGGTACCCTGACCTTATCAGACCGTCAAAACAAATTCAACGAACAACGCATCTCCGGGTTACTTAACTACAAAAAGAGAAGATACGCCCAACAATTTCAATTAACCGCTACCAACAGCAAAAACTTCATCCAGTTAAACGCCACCACCCTCTACCCAAAGATAAATGAGACAGAATCACTCAACACCGAAGTGAACTCCACAAACAAAGACATTTATGCCAAAACCGCCATCGACTACGAATGCTCTTCCAAAATAAATATCGGCGGCGCCGTTGAATACAAACGCAATACCAATAAAGCCATACAACAAACACTCAACAACATCCAATACCCCACCTACACCGACTCCTTACTGAACCACGGTAAGGAACCCGGTAACAACAACATTCTCAACAGCAACCTCTATTTCAAATTCAATGACGCTAAAAAAGGTCGTTCCCTGGATCTCAATGCAGATGGCATTATCTACAACAACAACGATAATAGCGAATTCCTTTCCTATTACAGGAACAAACCATCCGACATCTTCAACGGCTACAAATCCAATATCAAACAGGAAATCCACAACTACTCCTTCAAAGCCGACTACGCCCAGAAATTCATCTGGAAAACAACGCTGGAAGCCGGTGGTAAATACACCTACACCGAAACAAAGAACCCATATAACTTTTATAACTTAGACATCCCCTCCAACGAATACATCTTCAATCCAGGTATCTCAAACTATTTCATCTACCAGGAAAAGATCATCGCCGCTTACCTGAATTTGCAAAAGAGCTTTACAGAAAAAATATCCCTGAAGGCCGGTGTACGCATGGAATCAACCAGCACCACCAACATACAGAAAATCACAAACAAAAACGACTACACCCGCTGGCTTCCATCCGCCATGCTCAACTATGCCATCAACGACAACCACAACCTATCATTTGCACTGAAAAGCGATTTTAACAGACCCGCTTTCTGGCAAATGAATCCATTCATGACCTACACCAGCAATAAATCAGGTGTACAAGGCAATCCATTTATCAAACCTACTCAAAGCATTCACGCAGAACTCACCTACGTCCACCACCAGCATTATATCTTCATGGCTAGTTATGGCAAAGAGAAAAACCTCTTCCAACAAGTCGTGACGCTAATACAACCTGACACACTCATCTATTACTGGAACAACTACGGTTTCTCCAAATCCCTTGCACTCACCTCCGTGATCAATAAAACCATTTTAAAAGATTGCTGGACTGCCAGCATGACCAACGCCCTCGAATGGCGCACCCTCCATGTTACCGCCAATGGCGTAGCATCTGAAAATACATATCCCCTCTACATGTTGAATATTAACAATAATTTCTCTAATATCGCGCACACAGGCATCGACGCCACCGTGAGCGGAAGTTACTTTAATCAATATGCACAGGCGAATATGCTGATCAAATCATTTGGTAATATCAACATCGGTGTGAGTAAGAATTTTCCTAAACCAGCTATAAAAGTGAGTCTCGCAGTAGATGATATATTATACACCAGCTATTTCAGATTCCACACACTCCCCAATGACCAAATGATCAACACAGCTGTCAGTAAAAGTAGCACCCGCATGGTACGCGTATCGCTGATGAAAAAATTCGGTAACAAGAAAATGAAGAAATTTAATTCAAATGATAGCGGCAATCAGCAGGAACAAAACAGGATATAG
- a CDS encoding AraC family transcriptional regulator, with amino-acid sequence MDSILHLHTQNNKLPIRIISPTFGSLPPEMLGTYSPAHRKTHYLFLFVLEGITRHGVDLQHFDIQANELLFVLPHQIHHVPDSKKGINFFKLGFEESSLSLLPRQYPFLINPLNNQKIKFTPPAAARLKSIFEMLLGLLSTMDTDPDLILAHLNSLLTEINSAYFAVDKQPADDKLAKYINFKLLIENNLTDHPSIIEIAEELALNTNSLYSIVKQYSGLSPKEFITNRLILEAKRRLFYARNSSIKELAYDLGFNDPEYFSRLFKKVTGQTIAMFIQDL; translated from the coding sequence ATGGATTCCATCCTTCATCTACATACACAAAACAACAAACTCCCCATCCGTATTATCTCCCCTACTTTCGGGAGCCTTCCACCAGAAATGTTGGGGACCTATTCTCCTGCTCATCGCAAAACACATTACCTGTTCCTCTTTGTGCTGGAAGGCATTACCCGCCATGGCGTGGACTTACAGCATTTCGATATACAGGCAAACGAGCTCCTCTTTGTGTTACCGCATCAAATCCACCATGTACCTGATTCTAAAAAAGGGATTAACTTTTTCAAACTAGGCTTTGAGGAAAGTAGTCTGTCGCTCTTACCAAGACAATACCCTTTCCTCATCAATCCTCTCAACAACCAGAAAATCAAGTTTACCCCTCCAGCTGCTGCCAGGCTGAAATCTATCTTTGAAATGCTACTCGGATTGCTCAGTACGATGGATACGGATCCAGACCTTATACTGGCGCACCTCAATAGTTTATTAACAGAAATTAATTCCGCTTATTTCGCTGTGGATAAGCAGCCTGCGGATGACAAGCTTGCTAAGTACATCAATTTTAAATTATTGATAGAGAACAATCTCACTGATCATCCCAGCATCATTGAGATTGCGGAAGAACTTGCTTTGAATACAAACAGTTTGTATAGCATAGTAAAGCAATATTCAGGCTTGAGTCCGAAAGAGTTTATTACCAACCGGCTCATACTGGAGGCAAAGCGTAGGTTGTTTTATGCAAGAAACTCTTCTATCAAGGAATTGGCTTATGACCTGGGGTTTAATGATCCCGAATACTTCTCCCGCTTATTTAAAAAGGTCACTGGTCAGACGATCGCAATGTTTATTCAGGATTTGTGA
- a CDS encoding sensor histidine kinase: protein MNIEKLIALITRRRLLFHVSYWLLYSIFRIFILRYGVPGLSLLYAFYNTLYILLLNIFFFFYLAYFIPPLYRKGRTTTCILLLLAIFPLWVVLTMAFSLMSLLWDHSFYPEIIKIFQWNNFAAFTNAFYLFGGVMWGLLPPIMIKLLLETYRHIQRQKDILLYNKQMARTQAHSNLPPAFIFGTLNLVQEKLQDNQNAQQATTQLTKLLDFAFYKSQNKTVTIQEEIEFLESYIGFERMRHSPNRVSILFEHSISDKYTLPPLLFINFIENAFKHGVNSTIQQSWVKIHLHETNGSLSFKVQNSLPKNAGKEAGGIGLKNVRRRLELEFPGKFVLNSTKSDIFEIDLEIQLR from the coding sequence ATGAACATTGAAAAACTCATTGCCCTCATCACCCGCAGGAGACTACTTTTTCATGTCTCATACTGGTTGCTGTATAGCATTTTCCGGATATTCATTTTACGATATGGGGTTCCTGGTTTAAGTTTGTTATATGCATTTTACAATACATTATATATACTGTTATTAAACATTTTCTTTTTTTTCTACCTCGCATACTTTATTCCTCCCCTGTATAGAAAAGGGCGTACCACCACGTGTATTTTACTCCTACTGGCTATCTTTCCGCTATGGGTAGTCTTAACCATGGCGTTCTCATTGATGAGTTTACTGTGGGATCATTCGTTTTATCCCGAGATTATAAAAATATTCCAATGGAATAACTTTGCAGCATTTACGAATGCGTTTTATTTATTCGGAGGAGTGATGTGGGGACTACTGCCCCCGATAATGATAAAGCTCTTATTAGAAACCTACAGACATATTCAACGACAAAAAGACATTCTGCTGTACAATAAACAAATGGCCAGGACACAGGCGCATTCCAACTTACCACCAGCATTCATTTTTGGCACATTAAACCTGGTACAGGAAAAACTACAAGACAATCAAAACGCGCAACAAGCGACTACCCAACTCACTAAACTACTCGACTTCGCATTTTATAAAAGTCAAAATAAAACTGTTACCATACAGGAAGAAATCGAATTCCTGGAAAGCTATATCGGCTTTGAAAGAATGCGCCATTCACCCAACCGTGTTTCTATTCTTTTTGAACATAGCATAAGTGATAAATACACCTTGCCGCCACTGCTATTTATCAACTTCATAGAAAATGCTTTTAAACATGGCGTGAACAGTACCATACAACAGTCGTGGGTAAAAATACATTTACATGAAACCAATGGCAGCTTATCTTTCAAAGTACAAAACAGCTTACCGAAAAACGCGGGTAAAGAAGCCGGTGGCATCGGTTTAAAAAACGTACGCAGGCGACTAGAACTGGAATTCCCGGGTAAATTCGTACTGAACTCAACGAAATCTGATATATTTGAAATTGACCTGGAAATACAACTGAGATGA
- a CDS encoding zeta toxin family protein, translating into MSANYSRLLRDDDLVQHFIEKVLQFRTTPKIIRKIVTSEKMLMDFKEEENTLISTKHRDRDYVSELDRWNLRERIISELYTLQRLENDDETILGAGGALPRTPVRSERRAFILIGPPASGKSSIANAISEDEGAIILDSDFAKRKLPEFEYDCGATLVQEESNKIIFGFGENNPQNIQSLYNRAIENGNNLVIPKVGPDPKSIIKLAETLTKIDYQVNLTLVSLKRREATIRALHRFNATKRYVPLGYIFDQVGNDPLLTYYLVKEKGQEFFSSFGAISTDVILNEAPECIDLKGDNPAKKYKLNQNRFF; encoded by the coding sequence ATGAGTGCAAATTATTCTCGACTCCTTCGGGATGACGACTTAGTACAACATTTTATTGAAAAAGTTCTTCAATTCAGAACTACTCCAAAAATCATCAGGAAAATTGTGACAAGTGAGAAAATGTTGATGGATTTTAAGGAGGAAGAAAACACGTTAATTAGTACAAAGCATAGAGACAGAGATTATGTAAGTGAACTGGATAGATGGAACTTAAGAGAACGTATCATTTCCGAATTGTACACACTACAAAGATTGGAGAATGACGATGAAACAATACTGGGGGCAGGAGGTGCCTTACCTCGAACACCTGTAAGATCTGAAAGAAGGGCCTTCATACTGATAGGGCCACCGGCATCAGGAAAATCTTCAATAGCAAATGCTATATCTGAAGATGAAGGTGCTATCATCTTAGATTCTGATTTCGCCAAAAGGAAATTACCTGAATTTGAATATGACTGCGGGGCCACACTTGTTCAGGAAGAATCAAATAAAATTATTTTTGGCTTTGGAGAAAATAATCCACAAAACATTCAATCATTATATAACCGGGCTATTGAAAATGGGAACAATTTGGTAATTCCTAAAGTTGGACCAGATCCAAAATCTATAATTAAACTCGCCGAAACGCTGACTAAAATTGACTATCAGGTCAACTTAACATTAGTTTCTCTAAAACGGAGAGAAGCTACCATCAGGGCATTACATCGTTTTAATGCTACCAAAAGGTATGTTCCACTGGGGTATATATTTGATCAGGTTGGAAACGACCCGCTGCTGACATATTACTTAGTGAAAGAGAAAGGGCAGGAATTTTTTAGCAGCTTTGGAGCTATTAGTACTGATGTTATTCTAAACGAAGCCCCTGAATGTATTGATCTAAAAGGAGATAATCCGGCTAAAAAATATAAACTTAATCAAAATCGATTTTTTTAA
- a CDS encoding gluconate 2-dehydrogenase subunit 3 family protein: MLVSRRTVLKQVLFVSAGLAILPSCFNEKKPPGKKLNNFVLSAEETGALAALADTLIPGGDKPGAIQVKADQYALTLVDDCFTKTDREKFLTGMKAFQKDWEKGDVAYLKKMEETAAESGDASAFYHTYKGLLIQGYTGSEYYLTKVFPYELVPGRFHGSVLVNKG; the protein is encoded by the coding sequence ATGCTTGTATCCAGACGAACCGTTTTAAAACAGGTCCTGTTCGTATCTGCCGGTCTTGCTATTTTACCCTCATGTTTCAATGAGAAAAAGCCACCGGGAAAAAAACTCAATAATTTTGTACTTAGCGCTGAGGAAACAGGCGCTCTTGCAGCACTTGCCGATACCCTGATACCTGGCGGAGATAAACCAGGTGCTATCCAGGTAAAGGCTGATCAGTATGCACTCACACTAGTCGATGATTGTTTCACGAAAACAGACAGGGAAAAATTCCTTACCGGTATGAAAGCCTTCCAGAAAGACTGGGAAAAGGGAGATGTCGCTTACCTGAAAAAAATGGAAGAGACTGCTGCTGAGTCAGGAGATGCTTCCGCTTTCTATCACACTTACAAAGGCTTATTAATCCAGGGTTATACCGGCTCTGAATATTATCTCACAAAGGTATTCCCCTACGAGCTTGTGCCAGGGCGATTCCACGGAAGTGTATTGGTCAATAAAGGATAA